A section of the Neorhizobium galegae bv. orientalis str. HAMBI 540 genome encodes:
- a CDS encoding alpha/beta fold hydrolase, translating to MSIRILATAIAAVAASFVPAPAEAQEPKAAAPQAIAAEPSKKGYVEVGGINYYYEIRGEGEPLLLLHGGLGSVDMFAPIMPALTQHRQVIGVDLQGHGRTSLGKRPFSLEAMGADMGKIVSELGYSQVDVLGYSMGGGVALQMAAQSSEKVRRLVIASAPFAKNGFFPEMIPQQEAVGAAMAEMMKDTPMFISYKAVAPDVSEFPRLLDAMGDLMRRDYDFSDAVARLTMPVMLVFGDSDMIRPEHIVEFYHKLGGGLKDAGWMRENMPKNRLAILPDLTHYEAFASPALVPTVLPFLDGKSNAPNWAEQVKK from the coding sequence ATGTCGATCAGGATATTGGCCACCGCAATTGCAGCCGTCGCCGCATCGTTCGTTCCGGCTCCGGCCGAAGCGCAGGAACCGAAAGCGGCCGCACCCCAGGCGATCGCCGCCGAGCCCTCGAAGAAGGGCTATGTCGAGGTCGGCGGCATCAACTATTATTACGAGATCCGCGGGGAAGGCGAACCGCTGCTGCTGCTCCATGGCGGTCTCGGTTCCGTCGACATGTTCGCGCCGATCATGCCGGCGCTGACGCAGCACCGCCAGGTCATCGGCGTCGACCTCCAGGGCCATGGCCGCACGTCGCTCGGCAAGCGGCCGTTCAGCCTGGAAGCCATGGGCGCCGACATGGGCAAGATCGTCTCCGAACTCGGCTACAGCCAGGTCGATGTGCTGGGCTATTCCATGGGCGGCGGCGTCGCCCTGCAGATGGCCGCACAGTCATCCGAAAAGGTGCGGCGGCTCGTCATCGCCTCGGCACCCTTCGCCAAAAACGGGTTCTTTCCGGAAATGATCCCCCAGCAGGAAGCCGTCGGCGCTGCAATGGCCGAGATGATGAAGGACACGCCGATGTTCATCTCCTACAAGGCGGTGGCGCCGGATGTCTCCGAATTCCCGCGGCTCCTCGACGCGATGGGCGACCTGATGCGCCGGGATTACGATTTCTCCGATGCGGTCGCCAGGTTGACCATGCCGGTCATGCTGGTCTTCGGCGACAGCGACATGATCCGCCCGGAGCACATCGTCGAATTCTATCACAAGCTCGGCGGTGGCCTGAAGGATGCGGGCTGGATGCGCGAGAACATGCCGAAGAACCGGCTGGCGATCCTGCCCGATCTTACCCATTACGAGGCCTTCGCATCGCCGGCCCTGGTGCCGACCGTGCTGCCCTTCCTGGATGGCAAGAGCAATGCGCCGAACTGGGCGGAACAGGTCAAGAAGTGA
- a CDS encoding ketopantoate reductase family protein, which yields MTIRNICIYGAGALGGTFATKIANGLGPEANVSVVARGAHLAAIRDKGLTVEPGGDAAPLHARVTATSDPSDLPSQDLIITGLKGHQLADAAEGLAGLLEEGTRVIMILNGIPWWYFHRDAESGHAERQLSELDPEGKLWRLVGPERVIGCVAYQGAEVIEPGVIRLNGDGRFFLGEPSGELSQDLQSISALLGRAGLNILPTQRIRDAIWTKLMGNAAYNPISALTGGRMNSIMENAALVEQVGKVMTETRAVGEALGAVFSGSVEEQLSRSGGFGPVRTSMLQDLLAGKALEIMPLTGMVVALGKLAGVPTPTCETVLALTLQLGRENLRN from the coding sequence ATGACCATCAGGAATATCTGCATCTATGGTGCGGGCGCTCTCGGGGGCACGTTTGCGACGAAGATCGCCAACGGGCTTGGCCCTGAGGCGAACGTCTCCGTCGTAGCGCGCGGCGCACATCTCGCCGCCATCCGCGACAAGGGCCTGACCGTCGAGCCGGGTGGCGATGCCGCGCCGCTGCATGCGCGTGTCACCGCGACCAGCGATCCGTCGGACCTGCCGAGCCAAGATCTGATCATTACAGGTCTCAAAGGACACCAGCTTGCGGATGCGGCCGAGGGCCTTGCCGGCCTTCTCGAGGAAGGCACTCGGGTCATCATGATCCTGAACGGCATCCCGTGGTGGTATTTCCACCGGGATGCGGAAAGCGGGCATGCGGAACGCCAGCTTTCCGAGCTCGATCCCGAGGGCAAGCTGTGGCGGCTCGTCGGGCCGGAACGGGTGATCGGGTGCGTCGCCTATCAGGGTGCCGAGGTAATCGAGCCCGGCGTTATCCGTCTCAACGGCGATGGCCGCTTCTTCCTCGGCGAACCCTCGGGCGAGCTCTCGCAGGACCTCCAGTCGATCTCGGCGCTTCTCGGCCGCGCCGGTCTCAACATCCTGCCGACCCAGCGGATCCGGGATGCGATCTGGACCAAGCTGATGGGCAATGCCGCCTACAACCCGATCAGCGCGCTCACCGGCGGCCGGATGAACAGCATCATGGAAAACGCGGCGCTGGTCGAACAGGTCGGCAAGGTGATGACGGAGACGAGAGCTGTCGGCGAGGCGCTTGGCGCGGTCTTCAGCGGAAGCGTCGAAGAACAGCTCAGCCGGTCGGGCGGTTTCGGCCCTGTCAGGACCTCGATGCTGCAGGATCTGCTTGCCGGCAAGGCGCTGGAGATCATGCCGCTGACCGGTATGGTGGTGGCGCTCGGAAAGCTCGCCGGCGTGCCGACGCCGACCTGCGAAACGGTGTTGGCGCTGACCCTCCAGCTCGGCCGCGAAAACCTTAGAAACTGA
- the ftsZ gene encoding cell division protein FtsZ, whose product MTDGKKYQITEMRPKITVIGVGGGGGNAINNMIAEELAGVDFVAANTDAQVLATSKASRRIQLGAHVTEGLGAGSLPEIGRAAAEESIDEIMDHLSGSHMCFVTAGMGGGTGTGAAPVIAQAARNAGILTVGVVTKPFTFEGNRRMKTADAGIEELRRAADTVIVIPNQNLFRIADAKTTFADAFMTADKVLFAGVGCITDLIVKEGLINLDFADVKSVMKGMGRAMMGTGEASGEGRALLAAEAAIANPLLDDISMKGAKGVLISISGGSDMTLFEVDEAASRIRDEVMDDADIVVGAIFDRNLDGKFRVSVVATGLDGGEAGVAPGTPADMQTFQRTLQ is encoded by the coding sequence ATGACGGACGGCAAGAAATACCAGATCACCGAAATGCGGCCGAAGATCACCGTGATCGGCGTAGGCGGCGGCGGCGGCAATGCCATCAACAACATGATCGCCGAGGAGCTGGCGGGCGTCGATTTCGTCGCCGCCAATACCGACGCGCAGGTTCTGGCGACCTCCAAGGCATCCCGCCGCATCCAGCTCGGCGCTCACGTGACCGAAGGCCTCGGGGCCGGTTCGCTTCCGGAAATCGGCCGCGCTGCAGCAGAAGAGTCGATCGACGAGATCATGGATCACCTGTCCGGCTCGCATATGTGCTTCGTGACGGCCGGCATGGGCGGCGGCACCGGCACCGGTGCCGCACCGGTCATCGCCCAGGCGGCCCGCAATGCCGGCATCCTGACCGTCGGCGTCGTCACCAAGCCGTTCACCTTCGAAGGCAACCGCCGCATGAAGACGGCCGATGCTGGCATCGAGGAACTGCGCCGCGCCGCCGATACCGTCATCGTCATCCCGAACCAGAACCTGTTCCGCATCGCCGACGCCAAGACCACGTTCGCCGACGCGTTCATGACCGCCGACAAGGTGCTGTTTGCCGGCGTCGGCTGCATCACCGACCTGATCGTCAAGGAAGGCCTCATCAACCTCGATTTCGCCGACGTAAAATCGGTGATGAAAGGCATGGGCAGGGCGATGATGGGCACGGGCGAAGCCTCCGGCGAAGGTCGTGCATTGCTCGCCGCCGAAGCTGCGATCGCCAACCCGCTGCTCGACGACATCTCGATGAAGGGCGCCAAGGGCGTGCTGATCTCGATCTCCGGCGGTTCCGACATGACGCTGTTCGAGGTGGACGAAGCCGCAAGCCGCATCCGCGACGAGGTCATGGACGATGCCGACATCGTCGTCGGCGCGATCTTCGACCGCAATCTCGACGGCAAGTTCCGCGTCTCGGTCGTCGCGACCGGCCTCGATGGCGGCGAAGCCGGCGTCGCTCCGGGCACTCCGGCGGACATGCAGACTTTCCAGCGCACGCTGCAGTAA
- a CDS encoding class I SAM-dependent methyltransferase: MDATDVGSHWESNAETWTIYSRAGYDKYRDALNTPAFLDMLPPVVGLKGLDLGCGEGTNTREVARLGAEMTGLDIAPTFIRYARETEAADPLGIAYVLGDGQGIDFPDESFDFVTAFMSMMDMADQRKVLKGVHRILKPGGFLQFSILHPCFVPPTRKNIRDERGEAVAVQIADYFDETDGRIERWLFSEIPAEERAKLTPFSVPRFHRTLTTWVSMVVGAGLVIEAFGEPMASEEVARAEPVVADTRVAPIFLHIRAGKP; the protein is encoded by the coding sequence ATGGATGCGACTGATGTCGGCTCCCATTGGGAGAGCAATGCCGAGACCTGGACGATCTATTCGCGGGCCGGTTACGACAAATACCGGGATGCGTTGAACACCCCGGCCTTTCTCGACATGCTGCCGCCGGTTGTCGGGTTGAAAGGCCTCGATCTCGGCTGCGGCGAGGGCACCAATACCCGCGAAGTCGCCCGGCTCGGCGCCGAGATGACCGGGCTCGACATCGCCCCGACCTTCATCCGCTATGCTCGCGAGACTGAGGCGGCCGACCCGCTCGGCATCGCCTACGTGCTCGGCGACGGGCAGGGGATTGACTTTCCGGACGAGAGTTTTGATTTCGTCACGGCCTTCATGTCGATGATGGACATGGCCGATCAGCGCAAAGTGCTGAAGGGCGTCCATCGCATCCTGAAGCCCGGCGGTTTCCTGCAGTTCTCGATCCTGCATCCCTGTTTCGTGCCGCCGACGCGCAAGAATATCCGCGATGAGAGGGGCGAGGCGGTGGCGGTGCAGATTGCCGATTATTTCGACGAGACGGACGGGCGGATCGAACGCTGGCTGTTTTCCGAAATTCCGGCCGAAGAGCGGGCGAAGCTGACGCCGTTTTCGGTGCCGCGTTTTCACCGCACGCTGACCACCTGGGTGTCGATGGTCGTCGGCGCCGGACTGGTGATCGAGGCCTTCGGCGAGCCGATGGCATCCGAAGAGGTGGCGAGGGCCGAACCGGTCGTCGCCGACACCCGCGTGGCGCCGATCTTCCTGCATATCCGCGCCGGTAAACCCTAG
- a CDS encoding DUF1223 domain-containing protein has translation MKNLDSFRIAIAAASLGLIGAAPALAGTRNPVVVELFTSQGCSSCPPANANLVKLSSEPDILALSFAVTYWDYLGWKDIFGREEFTQRQVTYEPALGQSSPFTPQMVINGRTSTVGQDLGEVHDLISAEKPLAGPAVRLKGDTAAIDGGGKPASPADIWLVRYDAGLVEVPVARGENAGETLPHAHVVRELTHLGLWNGKPQSRSIPPAKPNEKRALLVQERNGGQILAAATD, from the coding sequence GTGAAGAACCTGGATTCGTTTCGTATCGCGATCGCCGCTGCGTCGCTTGGCCTGATCGGTGCAGCACCCGCCCTGGCCGGCACGCGAAATCCGGTCGTGGTCGAGCTGTTCACCAGCCAGGGCTGCTCGTCCTGCCCGCCCGCCAATGCCAATCTGGTCAAGCTGAGCAGCGAGCCCGACATCCTGGCGCTCAGCTTCGCTGTGACCTATTGGGATTATCTCGGCTGGAAGGACATTTTCGGCAGGGAGGAATTTACGCAGCGCCAGGTGACCTACGAACCGGCGCTGGGTCAGTCGAGCCCGTTCACGCCGCAGATGGTCATCAATGGCCGAACTTCGACGGTCGGCCAGGATCTCGGTGAAGTCCACGACCTGATTTCAGCAGAAAAGCCGCTTGCCGGACCTGCGGTGCGCCTGAAAGGCGATACGGCTGCGATCGATGGCGGTGGCAAACCGGCATCGCCTGCCGATATCTGGCTGGTCCGTTATGATGCGGGCCTTGTCGAAGTTCCGGTCGCACGCGGCGAAAATGCCGGCGAGACATTGCCCCATGCGCATGTGGTGCGCGAACTGACGCATCTTGGGCTGTGGAACGGCAAGCCACAAAGCCGGTCGATCCCGCCGGCAAAGCCCAACGAGAAACGTGCTCTGCTCGTTCAGGAGCGCAACGGCGGCCAAATTCTCGCGGCTGCAACGGATTGA
- a CDS encoding outer membrane protein, protein MNNKPFALAILAAFAATPLWAADLAPYSEPPTYNEPAGAPKAGWGGAYVGADLGMASRKLNPFDGDKGLVLGGHGGYNIDLDSGVVGAEIEASHLGNVESRVPGGKITEKGRVAAKAKAGVGFNQTLVYGTAGAALTSFGGKNGTSGPDGWKPGWVLGAGVEQKLTDNLSARVEYNYTMTNDVRSTSGGVSSRTDVRDQTLKAGVNYKF, encoded by the coding sequence ATGAACAACAAGCCATTCGCCCTGGCGATCCTCGCCGCATTCGCTGCCACGCCTCTCTGGGCTGCCGACCTGGCGCCTTATTCCGAGCCGCCGACCTATAACGAACCTGCCGGCGCGCCGAAGGCGGGCTGGGGTGGTGCCTATGTTGGTGCCGATCTCGGCATGGCATCCCGCAAGCTGAACCCGTTCGATGGCGACAAGGGCCTCGTTCTCGGCGGTCACGGCGGCTACAACATCGACCTCGATTCCGGCGTCGTCGGCGCGGAAATCGAAGCCTCGCATCTCGGCAACGTCGAAAGCCGCGTGCCCGGTGGCAAGATCACCGAAAAGGGCCGGGTCGCCGCCAAGGCCAAGGCCGGCGTCGGCTTCAACCAGACGCTTGTCTACGGCACCGCAGGCGCCGCGCTCACCAGCTTCGGCGGCAAGAACGGTACGTCCGGTCCGGACGGCTGGAAGCCGGGTTGGGTTTTGGGCGCCGGCGTCGAGCAGAAGCTCACCGACAACCTGTCGGCTCGGGTCGAATACAACTACACCATGACCAACGACGTCCGCAGCACCTCCGGCGGCGTCTCCTCCAGGACCGACGTGCGCGACCAGACGCTCAAGGCTGGCGTGAACTACAAGTTCTAG
- a CDS encoding winged helix-turn-helix transcriptional regulator codes for MDVTVSHAEADCRGVSEILSRVGDKWTIQVVVSLRLGARRFNELKRQVGGISQQMLTRTLKTLERDGLVDRTVHHSTPPQVQYTLTPLGHSLSETVRQLAEWAVMHRGAIEDNRLQYDASGKLQAFPT; via the coding sequence ATGGATGTGACTGTTTCGCACGCGGAAGCCGATTGCAGGGGAGTGAGTGAAATCCTGAGCCGCGTCGGCGACAAATGGACGATCCAGGTGGTCGTGTCGCTTCGGCTGGGTGCCCGACGGTTCAACGAGCTGAAGCGGCAGGTAGGCGGTATTTCGCAGCAGATGCTGACACGGACGCTCAAGACGCTGGAACGCGACGGCCTGGTCGATCGAACCGTCCATCACAGCACACCGCCTCAGGTCCAATATACCTTGACCCCGCTTGGGCATTCCCTGTCGGAAACCGTGCGGCAGCTCGCCGAGTGGGCCGTCATGCATCGGGGAGCGATCGAAGATAACCGCCTTCAGTATGACGCCAGCGGAAAGCTGCAAGCTTTTCCGACTTAA
- a CDS encoding glutathione binding-like protein, whose amino-acid sequence MNLFYYPAACSLADHIALIETGLAYKLLSINHERKTEDGRDFLSINPKGYIPTLELEDGVFLTENPVILNYIAEKSGKLLPKDGMIRWRTLESLAFMASEIHASYQPFFRDFPEPEKVRAREKLVKAFAILADQMGDKKFLVSDEMTIADCYLFWVLMVAPKSGVELPENLRKAFDRMRALPSVIQALAEEGLG is encoded by the coding sequence ATGAACCTCTTCTATTATCCCGCCGCCTGCAGTCTGGCCGATCACATCGCGCTCATCGAGACCGGGCTCGCCTACAAGCTCCTGAGCATCAACCATGAGAGAAAGACCGAGGACGGCCGGGATTTCCTGTCCATCAACCCAAAGGGCTATATTCCAACCCTCGAGCTGGAAGACGGCGTGTTTCTCACGGAGAACCCGGTCATTCTGAACTACATCGCCGAGAAGAGCGGCAAGCTTCTTCCGAAGGATGGCATGATCCGGTGGCGGACGCTCGAGTCTCTCGCTTTCATGGCATCCGAAATCCATGCAAGTTACCAGCCCTTCTTCAGGGATTTCCCCGAGCCGGAAAAGGTGCGCGCCCGCGAAAAGCTTGTGAAAGCCTTCGCCATCCTCGCCGACCAGATGGGCGACAAGAAATTCCTCGTCAGCGACGAGATGACGATTGCAGATTGTTACCTGTTCTGGGTTCTGATGGTTGCACCCAAGAGCGGCGTCGAGCTGCCGGAAAACCTCCGCAAGGCCTTCGACCGCATGCGGGCGCTGCCCTCCGTGATCCAGGCGCTCGCCGAGGAAGGACTGGGTTGA
- a CDS encoding class I SAM-dependent methyltransferase translates to MPGNLDDIRDQQRDTWDRFSAGWKKWDEPVLRWLAPFGDAMLRLANLHEHSHVLDVAAGTGEPGLTAAAMVPRGRVTVTDLSERMLAVAAENAARRHLTNFETKVCDAGALPFPDAHFDSVLCRFGFMFFPDISLAAREFARVAKPGARICAAVWSGPDSNPWATTIMSTIARHVEMPAPPPGSPGLFRCAPSGLMRSAFEGAGLKDINEEEVSSVMTHESPERYWDFMTDIAAPVVAGLAKADPETKAKIREEVLTLARQSVRDGQVQLRSTASVIVGTR, encoded by the coding sequence ATGCCTGGAAACCTCGATGATATCCGCGACCAGCAGCGCGACACATGGGATCGTTTTTCAGCGGGCTGGAAAAAATGGGACGAGCCGGTTCTCCGCTGGCTTGCCCCGTTTGGTGATGCGATGCTGCGGCTCGCGAACTTGCACGAGCACTCGCATGTCCTTGACGTTGCCGCCGGCACCGGCGAACCTGGCCTTACTGCGGCAGCTATGGTGCCGCGTGGAAGAGTGACGGTAACCGATCTCTCCGAGCGCATGCTGGCGGTGGCCGCCGAGAATGCGGCGCGCCGGCATCTGACGAATTTCGAAACCAAAGTCTGTGACGCGGGAGCGCTGCCATTTCCCGACGCACATTTCGACAGCGTTCTGTGCCGCTTCGGGTTCATGTTCTTTCCCGATATCTCGCTCGCGGCTCGAGAATTTGCCCGGGTGGCGAAGCCAGGGGCACGCATCTGCGCGGCCGTCTGGAGTGGGCCTGACAGCAACCCCTGGGCAACGACGATCATGTCAACGATCGCTCGTCACGTGGAGATGCCTGCGCCGCCGCCCGGATCGCCGGGGCTCTTTCGTTGCGCCCCGTCTGGATTGATGCGCAGCGCCTTCGAGGGAGCCGGTCTGAAGGACATAAACGAGGAGGAAGTGTCGTCCGTCATGACCCACGAGTCACCGGAGAGGTATTGGGACTTCATGACAGACATCGCAGCCCCCGTCGTGGCGGGACTTGCGAAAGCCGACCCGGAGACAAAAGCGAAGATCCGCGAAGAGGTACTCACGCTGGCACGGCAATCCGTTCGGGACGGACAGGTGCAGCTTCGTTCGACCGCGTCTGTGATTGTCGGTACGCGGTAG
- a CDS encoding vitamin B12-dependent ribonucleotide reductase, with amino-acid sequence MRIERRFTKPETGAYGEIEFRKGISEIRNPDGSIVFRLADIDVPAQFSQVATDVLAQKYFRKAGVPKFLKKVEENDVPSFLWRSVADTEAMKALPKEEQYGSETDARQVFSRLAGTWTYWGWKGGYFTSEEDAAAFMDELAYMLATQRVAPNSPQWFNTGLHWAYGIDGPGQGHFYVDPFTGKLTKSKSAYEHPQPHACFIQSVEDDLVNEGGIMDLWVREARLFKYGSGTGSNFSMLRGAGEKLSGGGRSSGLMSFLKIGDRAAGAIKSGGTTRRAAKMVVVDIDHPDIEEYINWKVKEEQKVAALVTGSKIVSRHLKAIMKACLNCEGGSGDDCYDPLKNPALKREIKAAKKDQVPENYIGRVIQFARQGYKDLEFKTYDTDWDSEAYLTVSGQNSNNSVSLKDDFLRAVEQDGDWNLTARKDGRVMKTLKAKDLWEQISYAAWASADPGIHFNTTMNDWHTSPAGGPIRGSNPCSEYMFLDDTACNLASMNLLQFKDKTTARINIADYEHATRLWTVVLEISVMMAQFPSRQIAELSYQYRTLGLGYANIGGLLMSTGIAYDSPEGRAIAGSLTAIMTGISYATSAEMASELGPFPNFAPNRDSMLRVIRNHRRAAHAETSGYEQLSVNPVALIHSENPDQDLVAHAKAAWDKALVLGEQHGYRNAQVSVIAPTGTIGLVMDCDTTGIEPDFALVKFKKLAGGGYWKIINRAVPEALRTLGYSESQIAEIEAYAVGHGNLNQAPGINPGSLKAKGFTDDKIEAINGATKAAFDIKFVFNQWTLGADFLKGTLKVTDEQLADVSFNLLEHIGFSKKDIEAANIHVCGAMTLEGAPFLKNEHLAVFDCANPCGKIGKRYLSVESHIRMMAAAQPFISGAISKTINMPNDATVEDCGSAYMLSWKLGVKANALYRDGSKLSQPLNSSLIADDDAEDAVEELLAQPTAAQAVTITEKIVERIIEKVVRSQEKLPGRRKGYTQKAKIGGHTIFLRTGEYDDGRLGEIFLDMNKEGSALRAFINNFAISVSLGLQYGVPLEEYVDAFTFTKFEPAGIVTGNDAIKNATSILDYVFRELAISYLGRHDLAHVDTSDFSNTALGRGVSEGKADVVSKGLTRGYKPTLVSGTGGDRPADIKGAATAAPARASAGTNVTAFAGAAARKLEPTVAISTSEIVSFKRDYEERAKELAEEIVEELTEEQAATTALFSDKAADEAATAKTEAKKVENERRMRSIAQGYTGNMCGECQNFTMVRNGTCEKCDTCGATSGCS; translated from the coding sequence ATGCGCATCGAACGTCGTTTCACCAAGCCGGAGACAGGTGCTTACGGGGAAATCGAATTCCGCAAGGGGATCAGCGAGATCCGCAATCCGGACGGCTCGATCGTCTTCCGGCTTGCCGATATCGACGTGCCGGCGCAGTTCTCCCAGGTTGCGACGGACGTTCTGGCGCAGAAGTATTTCCGCAAGGCCGGCGTTCCGAAGTTCCTGAAAAAGGTCGAGGAGAACGACGTCCCCTCCTTCCTGTGGCGCTCTGTAGCTGACACGGAAGCGATGAAGGCTTTGCCGAAGGAAGAGCAGTACGGTTCCGAAACCGATGCGCGCCAGGTCTTTTCGCGCCTTGCCGGCACCTGGACCTACTGGGGCTGGAAGGGCGGCTATTTCACCTCCGAAGAAGACGCGGCCGCCTTCATGGACGAGCTCGCCTACATGCTCGCCACCCAGCGCGTCGCCCCGAATTCCCCCCAGTGGTTCAACACCGGCCTGCATTGGGCCTATGGCATCGACGGCCCCGGCCAAGGCCATTTCTATGTCGATCCCTTCACCGGCAAGCTCACCAAGTCGAAGTCGGCCTATGAGCATCCGCAGCCGCATGCCTGCTTCATCCAGTCGGTCGAGGACGATCTCGTCAACGAGGGCGGCATCATGGACCTGTGGGTCCGCGAAGCCCGCCTGTTCAAATACGGCTCCGGCACCGGCTCCAACTTCTCGATGCTGCGCGGCGCAGGCGAAAAGCTGTCCGGCGGCGGCCGTTCCTCCGGCCTGATGAGCTTCCTCAAGATCGGTGACCGCGCTGCCGGCGCCATCAAGTCGGGCGGTACCACCCGCCGTGCGGCCAAGATGGTCGTCGTCGACATCGACCATCCGGATATCGAGGAATACATCAACTGGAAGGTCAAGGAAGAGCAGAAGGTGGCGGCCCTCGTCACCGGCTCTAAGATCGTCTCCCGCCACCTGAAGGCCATCATGAAAGCCTGCCTGAACTGCGAAGGCGGCAGCGGCGACGATTGCTACGACCCACTCAAGAACCCTGCCCTGAAGCGCGAGATCAAGGCTGCCAAGAAGGATCAGGTTCCGGAAAACTATATCGGCCGCGTCATCCAGTTCGCCCGCCAGGGCTACAAGGACCTGGAATTCAAGACCTATGACACGGACTGGGATTCGGAAGCCTATCTCACCGTCTCCGGCCAGAACTCCAACAACTCCGTCTCGCTCAAGGACGACTTTTTGCGCGCTGTCGAGCAGGATGGCGACTGGAACCTGACCGCCCGCAAGGACGGCCGGGTGATGAAGACGCTGAAGGCCAAGGATCTCTGGGAACAGATCTCCTACGCCGCCTGGGCGTCCGCCGATCCAGGCATCCACTTCAACACGACGATGAACGACTGGCACACCTCGCCGGCCGGCGGCCCGATCCGCGGCTCGAACCCGTGCTCGGAATACATGTTCCTCGACGACACGGCCTGCAACCTCGCCTCCATGAACCTGCTGCAGTTCAAGGACAAGACGACCGCCCGCATCAACATCGCCGATTACGAACATGCGACGCGCCTGTGGACCGTCGTCCTCGAAATCTCGGTGATGATGGCGCAGTTCCCGTCGCGCCAGATCGCCGAACTTTCCTACCAGTACCGCACGCTCGGCCTCGGCTATGCCAATATCGGCGGCCTGCTGATGTCGACCGGCATCGCCTACGACTCTCCGGAAGGCCGCGCCATCGCCGGCTCGCTGACCGCGATCATGACGGGCATTTCCTATGCGACGTCCGCCGAAATGGCTTCCGAACTCGGCCCCTTCCCGAACTTCGCTCCGAACCGCGACAGCATGCTGAGGGTCATCCGCAACCATCGCCGCGCCGCTCACGCCGAAACCTCCGGCTACGAACAGCTGTCGGTCAACCCGGTGGCGCTGATCCATTCGGAAAACCCGGACCAGGATCTGGTCGCCCATGCCAAAGCTGCCTGGGACAAGGCGCTTGTCCTCGGCGAACAACACGGCTACCGCAACGCGCAGGTCTCGGTGATTGCCCCGACCGGCACGATCGGCCTCGTGATGGATTGCGACACAACCGGCATCGAGCCCGATTTCGCGCTCGTCAAGTTCAAGAAGCTCGCCGGCGGCGGCTACTGGAAGATCATCAACCGCGCCGTTCCGGAAGCCCTGCGCACGCTCGGTTATTCGGAAAGCCAGATCGCCGAGATCGAGGCATATGCCGTCGGCCACGGCAATCTCAACCAGGCGCCTGGCATCAACCCCGGCTCGCTGAAGGCCAAGGGTTTCACCGACGACAAGATCGAAGCCATCAACGGCGCCACCAAAGCTGCCTTCGACATCAAGTTCGTCTTCAACCAGTGGACGCTTGGTGCAGACTTCCTGAAGGGCACGCTGAAGGTCACCGACGAGCAACTCGCCGACGTGAGCTTCAACCTGCTCGAACATATCGGCTTCTCCAAGAAAGACATCGAAGCCGCCAACATCCATGTCTGCGGCGCGATGACGCTCGAAGGCGCCCCCTTCCTGAAGAACGAACATTTGGCCGTCTTCGATTGCGCCAATCCCTGCGGCAAGATCGGCAAGCGTTATCTCTCGGTCGAAAGCCATATCCGCATGATGGCGGCTGCACAGCCGTTCATCTCGGGCGCGATCTCCAAGACGATCAACATGCCGAACGACGCGACCGTCGAGGATTGCGGCTCGGCCTACATGCTGTCCTGGAAGCTCGGCGTCAAAGCGAACGCGCTTTATCGCGACGGTTCGAAGCTCTCCCAGCCGCTCAACTCGTCGCTGATTGCCGATGACGATGCGGAAGACGCCGTCGAGGAACTGCTGGCTCAGCCGACAGCCGCCCAGGCGGTGACGATCACCGAAAAGATCGTCGAGCGGATCATCGAAAAGGTCGTCCGCAGCCAGGAAAAGCTGCCCGGCCGCCGCAAGGGTTATACCCAGAAGGCGAAGATCGGCGGTCACACCATCTTCCTGCGCACCGGCGAATACGACGACGGCCGTCTCGGCGAAATCTTCCTCGACATGAACAAGGAAGGTTCGGCGCTGCGCGCCTTCATCAACAACTTCGCGATCTCCGTCTCGCTCGGCCTGCAATATGGCGTGCCGCTCGAGGAATATGTCGATGCCTTCACGTTCACCAAGTTCGAGCCGGCGGGCATCGTCACGGGCAATGACGCGATCAAGAACGCCACGTCCATCCTCGACTACGTGTTCCGGGAACTGGCGATCTCCTATCTCGGCCGCCACGACCTCGCGCATGTCGATACGTCGGACTTCTCCAACACCGCGCTTGGCCGCGGCGTCTCGGAAGGCAAGGCGGATGTCGTCTCCAAGGGCCTGACCCGCGGTTACAAGCCGACGCTCGTCTCCGGCACCGGCGGCGACCGCCCGGCCGACATCAAGGGTGCGGCGACCGCCGCCCCTGCCCGCGCCTCGGCCGGCACCAACGTCACCGCCTTTGCCGGTGCCGCCGCCCGCAAGCTGGAACCGACGGTTGCCATCTCCACCTCCGAAATCGTCTCCTTCAAGCGGGACTACGAGGAGCGCGCCAAGGAACTCGCCGAAGAGATCGTCGAGGAACTGACCGAAGAACAGGCAGCCACCACGGCCCTCTTCTCCGACAAGGCCGCCGACGAGGCCGCGACCGCCAAGACGGAAGCCAAAAAGGTCGAAAACGAACGCCGCATGCGTTCGATCGCCCAGGGCTATACGGGCAACATGTGCGGCGAGTGCCAGAACTTCACGATGGTCCGGAACGGGACTTGCGAGAAGTGCGACACGTGTGGGGCTACGAGCGGCTGCAGCTGA